From a single Brassica oleracea var. oleracea cultivar TO1000 chromosome C5, BOL, whole genome shotgun sequence genomic region:
- the LOC106344738 gene encoding uncharacterized protein LOC106344738 — protein MGPFPPSYKNEYILVAVDYVSKWVEAIASPTNEARVVTKMFKSIIFPRFLVPRVVISDGGTHFSNKVFQGLLKKNSVKHKVATAYHPQTSGQVEVTAYKTPLRTTPYHLVYGKAGHLPVELQYKAAWAVKLLNFDIKSAKERRSIKIHELEEIMHLAYENTRIYKEKTNEYHDKRIFSRSFEPNDQVLLFNSRLKLFLGKLKSIWSGPFTIKEVSPFGSVVLLDTNGGEFVVNGQRLKPYFAETTIAEGEEIPLGDPSTA, from the exons ATGGGACCATTCCCACCCTCATATAAGAATGAGTACATTCTAGTGGCAGTGGATTATGTTTCAAAGTGGGTGGAGGCAATCGCCAGCCCCACTAATGAAGCGCGGGTTGTGACCAAGATGTTCAAATCCATCATCTTTCCAAGGTTTTTAGTACCTAGGGTGGTCATAAGCGATGGCGGCACCCATTTCAGCAACAAGGTCTTCCAAGGCCTCTTGAAGAAGAACAGTGTCAAACATAAAGTCGCAACTGCATATCACCCTCAAACAAGTGGCCAAGTAGAAGT AACAGCCTACAAGACACCACTCAGGACCACTCCTTATCACCTTGTCTACGGAAAGGCAGGTCACCTACCTGTGGAACTACAGTACAAGGCGGCATGGGCTGTCAAACTGCTCAACTTCGATATCAAATCAGCCAAGGAGAGGCGCTCAATCAAGATCCACGAGCTAGAAGAGATCATGCATCTCGCTTATGAGAACACAAGGATCTACAAGGAAAAGACCAATGAATATCATGACAAGCGGATCTTCAGCCGAAGCTTTGAACCGAATGATCAGGTCTTGCTCTTCAACTCCAGATTGAAGCTGTTCCTTGGAAAGTTGAAGTCCATATGGTCTGGACCGTTTACCATTAAAGAGGTCAGCCCCTTTGGGTCAGTTGTGTTGCTGGACACAAATGGAGGAGAGTTTGTTGTTAATGGTCAGCGTCTCAAGCCCTACTTTGCTGAAACAACAATCGCAGAAGGTGAAGAAATTCCCTTAGGCGATCCTTCCACAGCCTAA
- the LOC106344739 gene encoding uncharacterized protein LOC106344739 translates to MEAEYVACYEASIQGTWLRNFVSEFGALSFVDKPLTLYCDNQAAIFFAKHDRISKGAKHMDLKYLSLKQEVKRENFVIEHIGTELMVADIFTKALPPKTFMKHAETNEETRYEDFVKTIYEDYEVDFAEHELELTYVLPKRKLVKENLDTPPVKVRNDRQFHGFLCLNKVENVRLCVEFKLKKKEVEEASKEPEEFLQKDDPFSAEDEDSDEDNDRFDYCDDSDGATSDDENFTSYGFPPDQVQESQGSPTKISSATVLKTPKGDCTHIRFDLSSFKLEVGQSFDSKDALATRLKICSVVHKFDFDVDKSTRTLWFVKCWVKGYTWKLRATPVCESLRFRIRVYADEHSCSVTERSSRSRQATPEILGLLYKDYIGGVDRTILPRHVESAMNMSFGIKMDYWKSHRTLIVARDLVMGSSENGYEELPSYMHKIRMVVVVYGTFLQGKYKGTLLIATSQDGNFQIFPLAFAVVDTENDESWTWFFRQLSRVIPDDEGLALISDRHKSIRKAISVVYPLASTGIYTYHLYKNNLLRYRGRDLFGLVKKAVYSFRLADFEASFETIKGLNPDLHTGIYTYHLYKNNLLRYRGRDLFGLVKKAVYSFRLADFEASFETIKGLNPYLHAYLERADVCKWARAHFRGDRYNILTSNIAESINRALSDVRSLPIVRLLESIRLMMTRWFATRKHDADLMKTSLTRGVEKLLEGRIPIANLLKVQAIDIHQSQVMGVSSLHVVNLTEKTCSCRRFDLEKLPCAHAIAAAEDRKISRISLCHKYYRTQYLYNAYFTPVMPNAADVPIPEEVAKRICLPPDVRQPPGRPKKSRHKSILEKVADKKRPRKEHTCRICNHVGHNSTTCPLN, encoded by the exons ATGGAAGCTGAGTATGTTGCATGTTATGAGGCTTCTATTCAAGGAACATGGTTGCGGAATTTTGTGTCAGAGTTTGGGGCTTTGAGTTTTGTTGACAAGCCTCTCACTCTTTACTGTGACAATCAAGCTGCAATCTTCTTCGCTAAGCATGATAGGATATCTAAGGGAGCCAAGCATATGGACCTCAAATATCTATCACTGAAGCAAGAAGTCAAAAGAGAAAATTTTGTCATTGAACATATAGGCACTGAACTTATGGTTGCAGACATATTTACAAAAGCTTTACCTCCAAAGACTTTCATGAAGCATGCTGAAA CTAACGAGGAAACTAGATATGAAGATTTTGTGAAAACCATATATGAGGATTACGAAGTTGATTTCGCAGAACACGAGTTGGAGCTGACGTACGTTTTGCCAAAACGTAAACTGGTCAAGGAAAACCTCGATACCCCTCCTGTGAAAGTAAGAAACGATAGGCAATTTCATGGATTTTTGTGTCTTAACAAAGTCGAAAACGTTAGACTCTGTGTAGAGTTTAAACTGAAGAAAAAAGAGGTTGAAGAAGCTAGCAAAGAACCAGAAGAATTTCTGCAAAAAGATGACCCATTTTCGGCAGAGGATGAAGATTCAGATGAAGACAATGATCGATTTGATTACTGCGACGATTCTGATGGAGCAACGTCTGATGACGAAAACTTTACCTCATATGGGTTTCCACCAGACCAAGTACAAGAGAGTCAGGGATCTCCTACAAAGATAAGTTCAGCGACAGTCCTAAAGACACCAAAAGGAGATTGTACGCATATTAGGTTCGACTTGAGCTCTTTCAAACTGGAAGTGGGGCAGAGTTTTGATTCAAAAGATGCATTGGCTACACGTCTGAAGATCTGTTCAGTTGTCCACAAATTCGATTTTGATGTGGATAAATCTACCCGTACGCTGTGGTTTGTAAAATGTTGGGTAAAAGGATATACGTGGAAGCTTAGAGCTACACCAGTATGTGAATCTTTAAGGTTCAGAATCCGAGTATATGCAGATGAGCATTCCTGCTCAGTAACAGAGCGTTCGTCTCGTTCTCGGCAAGCTACTCCTGAAATTCTTGGCCTCTTGTACAAAGACTATATTGGTGGGGTTGATCGAACTATTTTGCCACGTCATGTTGAGAGTGCTATGAACATGAGCTTTGGAATCAAG ATGGATTACTGGAAATCTCATCGTACACTTATAGTTGCTAGAGATCTCGTAATGGGTTCATCGGAGAATGGATATGAGGAGTTACCTTCTTACATGCACAAGATTAGAATG GTTGTGGTGGTATATGGTACTTTCTTGCAAGGAAAATACAAAGGAACGCTTCTCATTGCAACATCACAGGATGGTAATTTTCAGATATTTCCGTTAGCATTTGCTGTGGTTGACACAGAGAATGATGAATCATGGACATGGTTCTTCCGTCAACTCAGCCGTGTGATACCCGATGATGAAGGATTGGCATTAATTTCTGACAGGCACAAGTCAATAAGGAAGGCAATTTCAGTGGTCTATCCATTGGCTAGCACGGGAATTTACACGTACCACTTATATAAGAACAACTTGTTACGGTACAGAGGACGTGATCTGTTTGGTTTGGTCAAAAAAGCTGTGTACTCTTTTAGGTTAGCTGACTTTGAAGCAAGCTTCGAGACGATTAAAGGGTTAAATCCAGACTTACATACGGGAATTTACACGTACCACTTATATAAGAACAACTTGTTACGGTACAGAGGACGTGATCTGTTTGGTTTGGTCAAAAAAGCTGTGTACTCTTTTAGGTTAGCTGACTTTGAAGCAAGCTTCGAGACGATTAAAGGGTTAAATCCATATTTACATGCATATTTGGAACGTGCTGATGTGTGTAAGTGGGCTCGAGCGCATTTTAGAGGTGATAGATATAACATCCTTACAAGTAACATAGCTGAATCCATAAACAGAGCTTTGTCAGATGTGAGAAGCTTGCCAATTGTTCGCCTTTTAGAGTCTATCCGATTAATGATGACACGTTGGTTTGCAACAAGAAAACATGATGCTGACTTGATGAAAACTTCTCTGACTCGTGGTGTGGAGAAGTTGTTGGAG GGCCGTATACCTATTGCTAATCTATTAAAGGTTCAAGCTATCGACATTCATCAGTCACAAGTGATGGGAGTCTCATCTTTACATGTTGTAAACCTTACAGAAAAAACATGTTCTTGCCGTAGATTTGATTTGGAGAAGCTACCATGTGCTCATGCTATAGCTGCTGCGGAAGATAGAAAGATATCACGTATATCACTTTGTCACAAGTACTATCGGACGCAGTACCTTTACAATGCATATTTCACTCCTGTTATGCCCAATGCAGCTGATGTTCCAATTCCAGAAGAAGTTGCAAAGAGAATCTGTTTACCGCCTGATGTCCGCCAACCACCGGGAAGACCCAAAAAATCAAGACATAAATCTATTTTAGAGAAAGTTGCAGACAAGAAGCGGCCAAGGAAGGAACACACATGTAGAATTTGTAACCATGTGGGACACAATTCTACAACATGTCCTCTTAATTGA